A genomic window from Bdellovibrio sp. SKB1291214 includes:
- the rpsO gene encoding 30S ribosomal protein S15 produces the protein MAVTKEQKAQIVNKFKTAGLDTGSAQVQVALLTARINDLTVHFTTHKKDFHGRRGLVTLVNQRRKLLDYLHRKDVKGYQTLIKELDIRK, from the coding sequence ATGGCAGTCACTAAAGAACAAAAAGCACAGATCGTTAACAAGTTCAAAACTGCAGGCCTAGATACTGGTTCAGCACAAGTACAAGTTGCTTTGCTTACAGCACGTATCAACGACCTTACAGTTCACTTCACGACTCACAAAAAAGATTTCCACGGTCGTCGTGGTCTTGTGACTCTAGTAAATCAACGTCGTAAGCTTTTGGATTACTTGCACCGCAAAGACGTTAAAGGTTATCAAACTCTTATCAAAGAACTTGATATCCGTAAGTAA